A region of Malaciobacter marinus DNA encodes the following proteins:
- a CDS encoding ATP-dependent helicase: protein MPLSNLNKEQLEAATCEPGYNLIIASAGTGKTSTIVGRIANLINAGTKPDEILLLTFTNKAAAEMVQRVAKFFGKDIAAKIMAGTFHSVSYKLLKKLEININLKQPNELKTLFKSLYEKRVFYNRDDEANPYDGGYLYDLYSLFLNSNDGEEFGEWIMTKNAAHELYTPIYEDVVLEFDDLKKKYGYVNFDDLLVLMLNTLKENEFDFKEILVDEYQDTNPLQGRLLDGFKPKSLFCVGDYDQSIYAFNGSDIGIISTFSTRYQGANVYTLRKNYRSSRPILDLASKVIEYNERIYEKNLQVMRNDVDIKPKLLAFNELFGQYEYISKLISQSSTPHNEIAIIFRNNSSADGIEVNLREFSIPAKRKGGMSFFDAMEVKFIIDILMLQISRNDMMAFIHLIEYGKGIGKAIAKDIFDALVKLGHGRLFDGLFNPDDKIKNPYESSKVKNIQLGLFDDFIELGSLAKFKDCGFEERFLSNPILKHPKLNVEGANYLYDFYKLLKELKRVKTPSSQIEHIFKSPLFNRVKEILSTKRATQKDGTVNLELKNNSISKINRKAVLLKRLSTHYTELSKFINSMVLGGSEMSEGDGVNLLSVHASKGLEFKEVYVIDLMDGRFPNRKLMSKGGSLEEERRLFYVAVTRAKDILYLSYAKYDRIKKIDFIHSPFLKEAGLIKDAAKSED from the coding sequence ATGCCTTTATCAAATTTAAACAAAGAACAACTAGAAGCTGCAACTTGTGAACCTGGATATAACCTAATAATCGCAAGTGCAGGTACAGGAAAAACCTCTACTATTGTTGGAAGAATTGCAAACTTAATTAATGCTGGAACAAAACCAGATGAAATTTTACTATTAACTTTTACAAACAAAGCAGCAGCTGAGATGGTACAAAGAGTTGCAAAATTTTTTGGAAAAGATATTGCTGCAAAAATTATGGCAGGTACTTTTCACTCTGTTTCATATAAGCTACTTAAAAAACTTGAAATAAATATTAATTTAAAGCAACCAAATGAGCTTAAAACACTATTTAAATCTTTATATGAAAAAAGAGTATTTTATAATAGAGATGATGAGGCAAATCCATATGATGGTGGCTATTTATATGATTTATATTCTCTTTTTCTAAACTCAAACGATGGTGAAGAGTTTGGAGAGTGGATAATGACTAAAAATGCTGCACATGAACTTTATACTCCAATTTATGAAGATGTAGTTTTAGAGTTTGATGATTTAAAGAAAAAATATGGTTATGTAAATTTTGATGATTTATTGGTTCTTATGTTAAATACTTTAAAAGAGAATGAGTTTGATTTTAAAGAAATTTTGGTTGATGAGTATCAAGATACAAACCCTTTACAAGGAAGATTACTTGATGGCTTTAAACCAAAATCATTATTTTGCGTTGGAGATTATGATCAAAGTATTTATGCCTTCAATGGTTCAGATATTGGAATTATTTCGACTTTTTCGACAAGATATCAAGGTGCAAATGTATATACACTTAGAAAGAATTATCGTTCATCAAGACCAATTTTAGATTTAGCATCAAAAGTAATAGAATACAATGAAAGAATCTATGAAAAAAATCTTCAAGTAATGAGAAATGATGTAGATATTAAGCCAAAGTTATTAGCTTTTAATGAACTCTTTGGTCAATATGAGTATATTTCAAAACTTATATCTCAAAGTAGCACACCACACAATGAAATTGCAATTATTTTTAGAAATAATTCAAGTGCTGATGGTATAGAAGTAAACTTAAGAGAGTTTAGTATTCCTGCAAAGAGAAAAGGTGGAATGTCTTTTTTTGATGCAATGGAAGTTAAATTTATAATTGATATTTTAATGCTACAAATATCTCGTAATGATATGATGGCTTTTATTCATTTAATAGAGTATGGAAAAGGTATAGGAAAAGCAATTGCAAAAGATATTTTTGATGCACTAGTGAAATTAGGACATGGAAGATTATTTGATGGATTGTTTAATCCAGATGATAAGATAAAAAATCCATATGAATCAAGTAAAGTTAAAAATATTCAGTTGGGTTTATTTGATGATTTTATAGAGCTTGGAAGTTTAGCTAAGTTTAAAGATTGTGGATTTGAAGAGAGATTTTTATCAAATCCAATACTAAAACATCCAAAACTAAATGTTGAGGGTGCAAACTATTTGTATGATTTTTACAAGTTATTAAAAGAGTTAAAAAGAGTTAAAACACCAAGTTCTCAAATTGAGCATATTTTTAAAAGCCCACTTTTTAATAGAGTTAAAGAGATATTATCTACAAAAAGAGCGACTCAAAAAGATGGTACAGTAAATTTAGAACTTAAAAATAACTCCATTTCAAAAATAAATAGAAAAGCTGTTCTTTTAAAAAGATTATCAACACACTACACAGAACTTTCAAAGTTTATTAACTCAATGGTTTTAGGTGGAAGTGAAATGAGTGAGGGTGATGGTGTAAATTTACTTTCAGTACACGCAAGTAAAGGTTTAGAATTTAAAGAAGTTTATGTAATTGATTTAATGGATGGAAGATTTCCAAATAGAAAGCTTATGAGCAAAGGTGGAAGTTTAGAAGAAGAAAGACGACTATTTTATGTAGCAGTTACAAGAGCAAAAGATATTTTGTATTTAAGTTATGCAAAATATGACAGAATTAAAAAAATAGATTTTATACATTCACCATTTTTAAAAGAAGCAGGATTGATAAAAGACGCAGCTAAGAGTGAAGATTAG
- a CDS encoding GGDEF domain-containing protein: protein MKKIIQNKTILFVITISLLTITFILFSYFTIMKKYINIEKIENLKHLETFVHNIENKLLENEKKIDYLINLNKNYKNILRQSNLEKTDFIMKTLDLDFLMFEKNSKIVLKKINPNHKIKNILHLEKKILNSFSNLPTFGIVVNINSELFFINKKVINKDFFIYTIKQISNKELKNLALNFEKIALIDEHIYSNNNYISNSKIFDKVFLNTKIDIQNITTKVSFYSQQSHYLFSLKLKNKTLFMKEGENTIFIFCAFLILFLILLFYTTYIYQKTLKEHNNNLENRVKERTLQISSALKELEKVNLKLYDLAHTDFLTKTMNRRHFFMHAQNIFSQTNKNLNDLCVIMIDIDNFKRLNDSYGHDLGDRALVAFSKCVKQNIIEDDIFGRLGGEEFAIVLKNTNLDKAIKIANKIRKSIENINIVIKDKNINITASFGVSDIKNCSTIDEMLQKADTHLYSAKNSGKNRVRSRLNLI from the coding sequence GTGAAAAAAATCATACAAAATAAAACCATATTATTTGTAATAACAATCTCTTTATTAACTATTACATTTATACTTTTTAGCTACTTTACAATAATGAAAAAATATATAAACATAGAAAAGATAGAAAACTTAAAACATTTAGAAACATTTGTTCATAATATTGAAAATAAACTTTTAGAAAATGAAAAGAAAATTGACTATCTTATAAACTTAAATAAAAACTATAAAAATATCTTAAGACAAAGTAATCTTGAAAAAACAGATTTTATTATGAAAACTCTTGATTTAGATTTTTTAATGTTTGAAAAAAACTCTAAAATAGTTTTAAAAAAGATAAATCCTAATCATAAAATAAAAAATATCTTACATCTAGAAAAAAAGATTTTAAACTCATTTTCTAATTTACCAACATTTGGAATTGTTGTAAATATAAATTCAGAACTTTTTTTTATAAATAAAAAAGTTATAAATAAAGACTTTTTTATTTATACAATTAAACAAATCAGCAATAAAGAACTGAAAAACTTAGCTTTAAATTTTGAAAAAATAGCTTTAATTGATGAACATATTTATTCGAATAATAATTATATATCTAATTCTAAGATTTTTGATAAAGTATTTTTAAATACAAAAATAGATATACAAAATATAACTACAAAAGTATCTTTTTATAGTCAACAAAGCCATTATTTATTCTCTTTAAAACTAAAAAATAAGACTTTATTTATGAAAGAAGGAGAGAATACAATATTTATATTTTGTGCTTTTTTAATACTATTTTTAATACTTCTATTTTATACAACATATATTTATCAAAAAACTCTTAAAGAACATAATAATAATCTTGAAAATAGAGTTAAAGAAAGAACTTTACAAATTAGCTCTGCATTAAAAGAGTTAGAAAAAGTAAATTTAAAACTATATGATTTAGCACATACTGACTTTTTAACAAAGACTATGAATAGAAGACATTTTTTTATGCATGCTCAAAATATTTTTTCACAAACAAATAAGAACTTAAATGATCTTTGTGTAATAATGATTGATATTGATAACTTTAAAAGATTAAATGATTCTTACGGACATGATTTAGGTGATAGAGCATTAGTTGCTTTTAGTAAATGTGTAAAACAAAATATTATTGAAGATGATATCTTTGGACGATTAGGTGGGGAAGAGTTTGCAATAGTATTAAAAAATACAAACTTAGATAAAGCAATAAAAATTGCCAATAAAATTAGAAAAAGTATTGAAAATATTAATATTGTAATAAAAGATAAAAATATTAATATAACAGCTAGTTTTGGGGTAAGTGATATAAAAAATTGTTCAACTATTGATGAAATGCTACAAAAAGCAGATACACATCTTTATAGTGCAAAGAACTCTGGTAAAAATAGAGTAAGAAGTAGATTAAACCTTATCTAA
- the soxC gene encoding sulfite dehydrogenase has product MKNSKVIKMRNLDVSEVKESSRRDFFKKSILYSAGALGAGSFLSPTIASANEKEIMQEAQWSTKLGDPINKNLYGLPSAYEHNNIRRTHDLLSSGDAYASISMCPIHESEGIITPNGLFFTRNHGGTAQVDPNKWRLMIHGKVKKPIVLTLDKLKKYPSETRIYFIECPANGSPEWRGPQFNSLQFMKGMMSSAQWTGVMLKTILKDIGLEKDAVWMLAEGSDNASNPRTIPVEKALDDVMVVWAQNGEALRPEQGYPVRLIVPGWEGNLNTKWLKRLEFSNKPWHSKEETSKYTMLQESGKAIRYFWVNEVNSVITSPCPEKPWSDLKKGDLVEIEGLAWSGRGTIKHVDISLDGGDNWVEADLKGLVLPKSWTRFSYIIKWKGKPLLLASRATDDMGYVQPTIDEETSKVGVESIYHRNAIVTWGITKKGECNNVQIRKHKKS; this is encoded by the coding sequence ATGAAAAACAGTAAGGTTATTAAGATGCGTAATCTTGATGTTAGTGAGGTAAAAGAGTCTTCCAGAAGAGACTTCTTTAAGAAGAGTATCTTGTATTCAGCAGGTGCATTGGGAGCAGGTTCATTTCTTTCACCTACAATTGCAAGTGCAAATGAAAAAGAGATAATGCAAGAAGCTCAATGGAGTACAAAACTTGGTGATCCAATAAATAAGAATTTATATGGTTTACCCTCAGCATATGAACATAATAATATAAGAAGAACTCATGATTTGTTATCTTCTGGTGATGCATATGCTTCTATATCAATGTGTCCAATACATGAATCAGAAGGAATTATTACACCAAATGGTTTATTTTTTACAAGAAATCATGGTGGAACTGCGCAAGTTGATCCAAATAAGTGGAGACTTATGATTCATGGTAAAGTGAAAAAGCCAATAGTTTTAACTTTAGATAAATTAAAAAAATATCCAAGTGAAACTAGAATATATTTTATTGAGTGTCCTGCAAATGGAAGTCCAGAGTGGAGAGGTCCTCAGTTTAATAGCTTACAGTTTATGAAAGGAATGATGAGTTCTGCCCAATGGACTGGAGTAATGTTAAAAACTATCTTAAAAGATATTGGACTTGAAAAAGATGCAGTTTGGATGCTAGCTGAGGGTAGTGATAATGCAAGTAATCCAAGAACAATTCCTGTTGAAAAAGCACTTGATGATGTGATGGTAGTATGGGCTCAAAATGGTGAAGCTTTACGTCCAGAACAAGGCTATCCTGTAAGACTTATTGTTCCAGGTTGGGAAGGTAATTTAAATACTAAATGGCTAAAAAGATTAGAGTTTTCTAATAAACCTTGGCACTCAAAAGAAGAGACTTCAAAATATACAATGCTTCAAGAATCAGGTAAAGCTATTAGATATTTTTGGGTTAATGAAGTTAACTCTGTAATTACTTCACCATGTCCTGAAAAGCCTTGGAGTGATCTAAAAAAAGGCGATTTAGTTGAAATTGAAGGACTTGCTTGGTCTGGAAGAGGAACAATTAAACATGTTGATATCTCTTTAGATGGTGGTGATAATTGGGTTGAAGCAGATTTAAAAGGACTTGTTTTACCAAAATCATGGACTAGATTTAGTTATATCATAAAATGGAAAGGGAAACCTTTATTATTAGCAAGTAGAGCAACTGATGATATGGGATATGTACAACCAACAATTGATGAAGAAACTTCTAAAGTTGGAGTAGAGTCTATTTATCACAGAAATGCGATAGTAACATGGGGAATTACAAAAAAAGGGGAGTGTAACAATGTACAAATTAGAAAACATAAAAAATCATAA
- a CDS encoding c-type cytochrome, with translation MYKLENIKNHKNTLLGFAFAMLTASSLAFAKSDIAVDGGKIYPTKDGKYTLYHQNSQDIKNFDFGRKATKDEIKAWNVDVMPDGTGLPKYDTKSGKPVLDEDGNPKVAQGSVEWGEEVYDDKCASCHGEFGAGGKGYPTLAGGSKDSLKLQRLNPAHMNPNPQGPFKTIGSYWPYASTLFWYVQDSMPYTNPKSLSNSETYALVAYLLSVNGIKIDGKELDYEFVLNKDNFSKIKMPNEDGFYPKVDTPKNPKQGVENMREFFINAKAYGLGKRCMSDCIKEDVSNLVMKVKNDLSQDANQVLSTKRDLPKTKDNQTSSIGKTIYESKCAVCHGNDAIGAPVLGDKEEWEDVLQKGIKTVYNNALNGINAMPPKGGHMDISDEDIKKTVDYMIELSK, from the coding sequence ATGTACAAATTAGAAAACATAAAAAATCATAAAAATACGCTTCTAGGTTTTGCTTTTGCCATGCTTACAGCTAGTAGTTTAGCTTTTGCTAAAAGTGATATTGCTGTTGATGGAGGGAAAATTTATCCTACAAAAGATGGAAAATATACTCTTTATCATCAAAATTCACAAGATATAAAAAATTTTGATTTTGGAAGAAAAGCAACAAAAGATGAGATAAAAGCTTGGAATGTGGATGTTATGCCAGATGGAACAGGACTTCCAAAGTATGATACAAAAAGTGGAAAACCTGTATTAGATGAAGATGGAAATCCTAAAGTTGCACAAGGTAGTGTAGAGTGGGGTGAAGAAGTTTATGATGATAAATGTGCAAGTTGTCATGGAGAGTTTGGAGCAGGAGGTAAAGGTTATCCTACTTTAGCAGGTGGTTCTAAAGACTCTTTAAAACTGCAAAGATTAAATCCAGCACATATGAATCCAAATCCACAAGGACCTTTTAAAACTATTGGTTCTTATTGGCCATATGCAAGTACTCTTTTTTGGTATGTTCAAGACTCTATGCCTTATACAAATCCAAAAAGTTTATCAAATAGTGAAACATATGCACTAGTAGCATATTTATTATCTGTAAATGGAATAAAAATAGATGGTAAAGAGCTTGATTATGAATTTGTTTTAAATAAAGATAACTTTTCAAAAATAAAAATGCCAAATGAAGATGGTTTTTATCCTAAAGTTGATACTCCTAAAAACCCTAAACAAGGCGTGGAAAATATGAGAGAATTCTTTATAAATGCAAAAGCTTATGGTCTTGGAAAAAGATGTATGAGTGATTGTATTAAAGAAGATGTAAGCAATCTTGTTATGAAAGTTAAAAATGATTTATCACAAGATGCAAATCAAGTTTTATCAACAAAAAGAGATTTACCAAAAACAAAAGATAATCAAACTTCAAGTATAGGAAAAACAATTTATGAGTCTAAATGTGCAGTTTGTCATGGAAATGATGCTATTGGAGCACCTGTTTTAGGCGATAAAGAAGAGTGGGAAGATGTTTTACAAAAAGGTATAAAAACAGTTTATAACAATGCTTTAAATGGAATAAATGCAATGCCACCAAAAGGTGGACATATGGATATTTCAGATGAAGATATTAAAAAAACAGTTGATTATATGATTGAGTTAAGTAAATAA
- the soxX gene encoding sulfur oxidation c-type cytochrome SoxX, with amino-acid sequence MKLSKSLFLALVAFTVFSVNGFASNSELIKEGEKIFNTKDLGNCLACHAVNEKEVNGPGTMGPKLQYLSAWPEDALYQKIYNPYTTNPISAMPAFGKNGWLSHEQIQALVAYLKTIN; translated from the coding sequence ATGAAATTAAGTAAAAGTTTATTTCTTGCATTAGTTGCATTTACAGTTTTTTCTGTAAACGGTTTTGCTTCTAATAGTGAGCTAATAAAAGAGGGAGAAAAGATTTTTAATACAAAAGATCTTGGTAATTGCTTAGCATGTCATGCTGTAAATGAAAAAGAGGTTAATGGTCCAGGAACAATGGGACCAAAGCTTCAATATTTATCAGCATGGCCAGAAGATGCGTTGTATCAGAAAATCTATAATCCTTATACAACAAATCCTATTTCTGCAATGCCTGCATTTGGTAAAAATGGTTGGTTAAGCCATGAACAAATACAAGCATTAGTTGCATATTTAAAAACAATAAATTAA
- the soxY gene encoding thiosulfate oxidation carrier protein SoxY, whose product MLERRKFLGLSVLAFGVATAPVNLSAVNFRETKPNLWKATKVDDAIKELFGTTTATKGKIKLKAPDIAENGAVIPVSFETDLKASKIAVFQDANPESAVAVFDIPDNAIIDYGIRIKMAETGTVTVVAQENGKLYKVSKLVKVTIGGCGG is encoded by the coding sequence ATGTTAGAAAGAAGAAAATTTTTAGGACTTAGTGTATTGGCATTTGGTGTTGCTACTGCGCCAGTTAATTTAAGTGCAGTAAACTTTAGAGAAACAAAACCAAATCTTTGGAAAGCAACAAAAGTTGATGATGCAATAAAAGAGCTATTTGGTACTACAACTGCAACAAAGGGAAAAATAAAACTTAAAGCTCCTGATATTGCAGAAAATGGTGCTGTTATTCCTGTATCTTTTGAAACAGATTTAAAAGCTTCAAAAATAGCAGTTTTTCAAGATGCAAATCCAGAAAGTGCTGTTGCTGTATTTGATATACCTGATAATGCAATTATTGATTATGGTATTAGAATTAAGATGGCTGAAACAGGAACAGTTACTGTAGTTGCACAAGAAAATGGAAAACTATATAAAGTTTCAAAACTAGTAAAAGTAACAATTGGTGGATGTGGTGGTTGA
- the soxZ gene encoding thiosulfate oxidation carrier complex protein SoxZ: MAKTRIKAKEKKGVVTVKTLSKHPMLSYVEAKRAKKEVNFITHFMAEANGKVVYEVSTSQFLSKDPYMKFKFTGAKKGDEITITWVDLKGNKDVSTKKIR; encoded by the coding sequence ATGGCAAAAACAAGAATTAAAGCAAAAGAAAAAAAAGGTGTTGTAACTGTAAAAACTCTTTCAAAACACCCAATGTTAAGTTATGTAGAAGCGAAAAGAGCTAAAAAAGAAGTTAATTTTATTACACATTTTATGGCAGAAGCTAATGGAAAAGTAGTTTATGAAGTGTCAACTTCACAGTTTTTATCAAAAGACCCTTATATGAAGTTCAAATTCACAGGTGCAAAAAAAGGTGATGAAATTACTATTACGTGGGTTGATTTAAAAGGTAACAAAGACGTAAGTACAAAGAAAATTAGATAA
- the soxA gene encoding sulfur oxidation c-type cytochrome SoxA translates to MLTRLLKASVLTSFAFFSLNATQFDVQAQKDKKELVKYFEAKFQDPYKNKNTFFPYSPEEELKDGYEKGLKHMDFGIGSYSYAKDAKEQYEAIKEFPPYEDKIEDGEELYTKEFANGNSLKTCFPDPTIGGDYPYFDTNRKEVISLTTAINECLESNNEKKWNAKKGKMATFQAFLAYSTAEAQKKMNIKIPTKEAQEAYERGKEYYYTQRGYLKLSCATCHIQGAGQRVRNEKLSPLLGQITHFPVYRLKWGGLGTLERRMSGCVKDQGQVPPKNDSKQMHELLYFMAYMSNDMPIDGPDVRK, encoded by the coding sequence ATGTTAACTAGACTACTAAAAGCTAGTGTTTTAACATCATTTGCATTTTTTTCTTTAAATGCAACACAATTTGATGTACAAGCACAAAAAGACAAAAAAGAGTTAGTTAAGTATTTTGAAGCAAAATTTCAAGATCCTTATAAGAACAAAAATACATTTTTTCCATATTCACCAGAAGAAGAGTTAAAAGATGGGTATGAGAAAGGATTAAAACATATGGATTTTGGTATAGGAAGTTATTCTTATGCCAAAGATGCAAAAGAACAATATGAAGCAATTAAAGAGTTTCCACCTTATGAAGATAAAATAGAAGATGGAGAAGAACTTTATACTAAAGAGTTTGCAAATGGGAATTCTTTAAAAACTTGTTTTCCTGATCCAACTATTGGAGGCGATTATCCATATTTTGATACAAACAGAAAAGAAGTTATTTCTTTAACAACTGCAATAAATGAGTGTTTAGAATCAAATAATGAAAAAAAATGGAATGCAAAAAAAGGGAAAATGGCAACTTTTCAAGCATTTTTAGCATATTCAACTGCAGAAGCACAAAAGAAGATGAATATAAAAATCCCAACAAAAGAAGCACAAGAAGCTTATGAAAGAGGTAAAGAGTATTATTATACTCAAAGAGGTTACTTGAAACTTTCATGTGCAACTTGCCATATTCAAGGTGCTGGACAAAGAGTTAGAAATGAAAAGCTTTCTCCTTTATTGGGACAAATTACGCATTTTCCTGTTTATAGATTAAAATGGGGCGGTTTAGGGACACTTGAAAGAAGAATGTCAGGATGTGTAAAAGACCAAGGACAAGTACCACCTAAAAATGATAGTAAACAAATGCATGAATTACTATATTTTATGGCATATATGTCAAATGATATGCCAATAGATGGTCCAGATGTTAGAAAGTAA